Proteins from a genomic interval of Lycium ferocissimum isolate CSIRO_LF1 chromosome 2, AGI_CSIRO_Lferr_CH_V1, whole genome shotgun sequence:
- the LOC132045708 gene encoding subtilisin-like protease SBT3: MANSSTMGLCFFAILILLLPSTTAQSETYIIHMDSSAMPKVFSSHHAWYLATLSSVLNSSSLDSTISRNSLASSKLVYAYTDAIHGFSASLSPSEHEAIKNSPGYVSSVKDMTVKLHTSHTSYFLGLNSMSGAWPKSDYGKGVIIGVVDSGVWPESKSYSDDGMSQVPSRWKGACVSGTQFNSSLCNKKLIGARYYNKGLLAKVKNLTITMNSPRDTDGHGTHTSSTAAGNLVEGASYFDYAPGTIRGVAPKAHVAVYKAFWGGGGASSDILAAMDQAIMDKVDVLSLSFGFDYPPPLYMDTAVIAAYRAMEKGIFVSASAGNGGSDDRSLSNEAPWILSVAASTVNRALFRNLTLGNGVSIEGFSLYAGNSSSSDTSIVLLKTCLDKKEFQNVTDKFVVCLDKNGLIDNQVENVRDSKAAGAIFISNDVVTYVELFIKTEFPAVFLNLKDGDEVLKYINCSSMPKARIGLQGTRIGVQSAPAVAHFSSRGPSKYCPFILKPDLTAPGDLILASWPPIASVSGKFELYNIFNIDSGTSMSCPHAAGVAALLKEAHPEWSPAAIRSAMMTTAYVLDNTQSPIQDIGKQNAAATPLAIGAGHINPNKAMDPGLIYDITPQDYINLLCALNLTSKQIKTITRSYYTCSSPSLDLNYPSFIGYFNSNSSKSDPTRIQEFQRTVTNVGDNVSEYTAMLAPMPGFKVSVVPEKLVFKEKYEKQSYKLRIEGPTLMDDSLVHGSVRWVEKRGKYVVRSPIVATSLNDDPFFRTR; this comes from the coding sequence ATGGCTAATTCTAGCACAATGGGTCTTTGCTTCTTTGCCATCTTAATTCTTCTACTTCCATCAACAACGGCTCAATCAGAAACGTATATTATCCATATGGATTCATCAGCCATGCCAAAAGTTTTTTCTAGCCATCATGCTTGGTACTTGGCCACTCTTTCTTCTGTATTAAACAGCTCAAGTCTTGACAGTACAATTAGCAGAAACTCCCTGGCCTCCTCAAAACTAGTCTATGCTTATACTGATGCCATACATGGTTTCAGTGCAAGTCTTTCTCCTTCTGAGCACGAAGCCATCAAAAATTCTCCAGGCTATGTTTCTTCAGTGAAGGACATGACAGTAAAACTTCACACGAGCCACACGTCCTACTTCCTTGGCCTCAACTCAATGTCTGGTGCATGGCCAAAGTCAGACTATGGCAAAGGTGTTATCATTGGTGTAGTTGATTCAGGGGTTTGGCCAGAGAGTAAAAGCTACAGTGATGATGGGATGAGTCAGGTTCCATCAAGATGGAAAGGAGCATGTGTAAGTGGCACTCAGTTTAATTCTTCTTTGTGCAACAAAAAGCTCATTGGAGCCCGTTATTACAACAAAGGCCTACTTGCTAAAGTGAAAAATCTTACCATCACAATGAATTCTCCCCGTGATACAGATGGACATGGAACTCACACTTCCTCAACTGCTGCAGGAAATCTTGTAGAGGGTGCATCTTACTTTGACTATGCCCCTGGCACTATTAGAGGCGTGGCGCCAAAGGCTCATGTGGCCGTGTACAAGGCTTTCTGGGGTGGAGGTGGTGCCTCATCTGATATTCTGGCTGCAATGGATCAGGCAATTATGGATAAGGTGGATGTCTTATCCTTGTCATTCGGCTTCGACTACCCACCTCCACTATATATGGATACTGCTGTTATTGCTGCATATAGAGCAATGGAGAAAGGTATATTCGTTTCCGCCTCAGCAGGAAATGGTGGGTCAGACGATCGATCTTTAAGTAACGAGGCACCTTGGATTCTCTCTGTTGCTGCCAGCACAGTTAATCGCGCCCTTTTCAGGAATTTAACTCTTGGTAATGGAGTTTCAATTGAAGGATTCTCTCTCTACGCTGGGAATTCCAGTTCAAGCGATACCTCCATTGTCTTACTTAAAACATGCTTAGATAAGAAGGAATTTCAAAATGTCACGGACAAATTTGTTGTCTGCCTTGACAAAAACGGGTTAATAGATAACCAGGTTGAAAATGTGAGAGATTCAAAAGCTGCTGGTGCTATCTTCATATCAAATGACGTTGTCACATACGTGGAATTATTCATCAAAACAGAATTCCCAGCCGTTTTTTTGAATCTCAAAGATGGTGATGAAGTTTTGAAGTACATCAACTGCAGCTCCATGCCAAAAGCAAGGATTGGACTCCAAGGGACACGAATTGGTGTCCAATCAGCACCAGCAGTAGCACATTTTAGTTCGAGGGGACCATCAAAGTACTGCCCCTTCATCCTCAAACCCGACCTGACAGCTCCTGGTGACTTGATACTAGCTTCATGGCCTCCAATAGCATCAGTGAGTGGCAAATTTGAACTTTACAATATATTCAACATTGATTCCGGTACATCAATGTCATGTCCACATGCTGCTGGTGTAGCTGCACTTCTGAAAGAGGCGCACCCTGAATGGAGCCCTGCTGCCATCCGATCAGCCATGATGACTACAGCATATGTGTTGGACAACACACAGAGCCCCATCCAAGACATAGGTAAACAGAATGCTGCTGCCACACCCCTTGCTATAGGAGCTGGCCATATCAATCCTAATAAGGCAATGGATCCTGGACTCATCTATGACATAACTCCACAAGATTACATTAATCTTCTTTGTGCTCTAAATCTCACATCGAAACAGATAAAAACCATCACTAGGTCCTATTATACTTGCTCCAGCCCATCATTGGACCTAAACTATCCATCTTTCATTGGTTATTTCAATAGTAACAGCAGCAAGTCGGATCCTACAAGGATACAGGAATTCCAGAGGACAGTCACTAATGTAGGAGATAATGTATCAGAATATACAGCAATGCTGGCTCCAATGCCTGGATTTAAAGTTAGTGTTGTTCCTgaaaagttggttttcaaaGAGAAGTATGAAAAGCAAAGCTACAAGCTGAGGATTGAAGGTCCAACACTAATGGATGATTCTCTGGTTCATGGTTCTGTACGCTGGGTGGAAAAGAGAGGTAAATATGTGGTGAGGAGTCCCATTGTTGCCACAAGCCTAAACGATGATCCTTTTTTCAGGACGCGCTGA
- the LOC132045715 gene encoding protein GID8 homolog isoform X1, translating to MATSKKLITRDDWGKRVNDVKIRKDDTNRLVMNFLVTEGYVEAAEKFKMESGTNPDIDLATITDRMAVKKAVQSGNVDDAIEKVNDLNPEILDTNPQLFFHLQQQRLIELIRNGKVKEALEFAQEELAPRGEENKTFLEDLEKTVALLAFKDVSNCPVGELLDVSQRLKTASEVNAAILTSQSHEKDPKLPSLLKMLIWAQNQLDEKAFYPRVNNMSTASLEDPSV from the exons ATG GCTACGTCGAAGAAATTAATCACTAGAGATGATTGGGGGAAAAGAGTCAATGATGTAAAGATTAGAAAAGACGATACGAATAGATTAGTAATGAATTTTCTAGTTACGGAAGGTTATGTAGAAGCTGcagaaaaattcaaaatggaATCTGGAACGAATC CTGATATAGATCTTGCTACCATCACGGACCGAATGGCTGTTAAAAAGGCTGTGCAGTCCGGTAATGTGGACGATGCAATTGAGAAGGTTAATGATTTGAATCCTGAG ATATTGGATACAAATCCCCAACTCTTTTTCCATCTCCAACAGCAAAGGCTGATAGAGTTGATAAGGAATGGAAAGGTTAAAGAAGCTCTGGAGTTTGCTCAAGAGGAACTGGCTCCAAGGGGAGAAGAAAAC AAAACCTTCTTAGAAGATTTGGAGAAGACTGTTGCATTACTAGCTTTCAAAGATGTATCTAACTGCCCGGTTGGAGAGCTTCTAGATGTATCGCAGCGCCTAAAGACTGCAAGCGAGGTAAATGCAGCGATTCTCACCAGCCAAAGTCATGAAAAGG ATCCAAAGCTTCCAAGCCTATTGAAGATGTTGATATGGGCACAGAACCAGCTTGATGAAAAAGCTTTTTATCCTCGCGTAAACAATATGTCGACTGCATCACTTGAAGATCCCTCTGTCTAA